Genomic segment of Eriocheir sinensis breed Jianghai 21 chromosome 51, ASM2467909v1, whole genome shotgun sequence:
TTGTTAAATACAGTAAAACCTTGCTAAATTGGATAGTCATATTCTGAATAACGGATAAATTGTATGCTGTCAGGGTTCCAAATCCCTGTTTAGGAACTGGAAAAGATTCTGAATCATATGTCAGGAATCCGAGGTGTAACATCCAAACACAGTACTTCCCTGTGCCGTGGTGTTATGTGAACCCCCAGCGACCCAGCGGCGCTCCCTTCCACCCACGGGGCTCTTATGATTAATGCTTCAATAATACTCTCAGTCTAGGATCATAGCCTCATTAAGCAAGTTATAAAATGTTATTAGGTATTCAATTACTCACTTCATTTAATTATTGAGAAATGTAACCCAATTATTCAGTGAGGGATGCTTGTATAATCATGGTTGATTGCTGACTGATGGTTTGGTGCTTACTGACTTTTAAACTATCACAGATGGTTTTGTAGGTTGTCATCTTCTGCCATAGGTATGAGCTGAAACCATGATGTCGTTACCCTTCCATGCACTGTTTCTTGTTTGTAGGTTCAGTAACATGTCACTGATGTAAAACTTGAAATATATATCATGCCATTTAATTTCAGGTGCGAGCCCTGTACGACTTTGATGCTCAGCCTGGGACTGGAGAACTTAGCATCAAGGAGGGAGAGATCCTGACTGTTGCCCGGCAGGATGTAGGTGAAGGATGGTGGGAAGGAACAAATTCGCAAGGACAGGCTGGCCTTTTCCCTGCAGCCTATGTCGAGGTGAGTCTGAGTCCTGGAGCTGCAACATTTGGCAGTCAAAGGCTTTATTTTGTTGATCTTTTTATTTGCTTTAGTTTAAATAGCTGTTGTCTCTATATAGAAAATGAATGTTGTAAATTGTCTTGATATTATTGCCTAACAAAATCCAATATTTCTGCTTTGTAATTTGCTAACACTAGTAGATGTAGGCTTGTTTTTGAAAGGTAATTCATATGCTTATGCTTGAATAGCTCTTTTCTCTTGATGGGAAATGAAGAGTGTGAATATACATTTTCCCTAATCTCTCAGTTATTGGCGCAAGTAATTGAAAGTTCATATTTTGAGGATTTTGTATTTGCTTTGATTTGAATAATTTTTCACTGAGAAATTAAGATAGTAATTTGCATAAATGTTAACCtttatcctttattttcctgGTTAAATAATGTGGTGACACTGAGAAATGAAGGCTTATTTTTCAAGATTGTTTCTTGGCCTTGATTCAAACAGCTATTGTTGCGATGAAAACTGAAGGGTGTGAGTCTTGTAGGTGATTGATAACCACAGAAGTTTGACATATCTTGGTCTTTATACAGTATCCTTGCCCTTGTCCTTTTAACATAGCACTAACACATCGCATGTAGCTTGTCTTGAGCATGTGAACTGTTTCTGTCTTGTCATTTAACCCTCATGCACACTAAGTTTCAATAAGTTTTCTTTTCTGTGTCTATTTGTAGAATCCCTGCTCTGGCCAGCTCTTAGCAGCTTTTTCGCTCTGAAATATTTTGTTTCTCAGTCACTTTTCACTCCCAAAGACTGCACTCATCCTTATGAATAATAAGTCAGTGGCTTTGTTTTTAGTTTTGGTTGTATAGGACATGATAAAAAATTACTTATTCTCAACCAGAAAATGATGGTTGATTATCACTTCAGCAAAATGAAAGCCATTGTCTTATAATTGTTCCCTTCATTTCTGTTTAAAAAATGCAAACTAATGAAGGACCTCCTTTACAGGTACAGGAATCATCTGCTCCCCCACCAAGcatgccccctccccctcttccctctgagTATGCAAACTTCAGCAACGACAACTGGGCAGAGCAAAGAACTAGTGTAGACTGGGGAAACCAAAACAACACTGCAAGCAACACAGAAACACAGAAGCGGCCAGTTTCACAGCAGGCAAGTTCAGTGATATGGactttaatttttgttttgttattcctTATACATTTAATCCTTAGGCAGTAGTGAAACTACATATAGATGGTCCagaattcagtcagtcagttttgtatgacAGAAATACAataacacttccagattgcggtagaatctatatatagacgatagttaaaacatcaaTTATGcagcgtaactatatttatgctacagTCCTAAGGTCTGCAGTGACCATACATGGACGATTCATTTTGGgtggagctactcttcaaatgcTGCCTCTGTCTAAGGGCTAAACAACAGTGTTAGCATGGATGTGTTCAAATAAAGTTTTTCAAGACAAAGATAGCCAGTGTGTTGTATAAATATGTTTTGTCAGTAATTAGCTATATTCCATAATTGTTTTTTCCAAAATTGATCTATAAAAGAGTAGTATTGGTAAAGATACTTCCATTGCATTCTGTGAACTCATGTGTTGAATTGTTTCTTATCTCCCTCAGATGAGCTATGACAATGATGATTGGGATGACGATTGGGATGATGATGACTCTGAGCCTGGTTCAAGTTACCCCAATGGACCGGGCAACTTTGGCTTTTCAGCACCAAATCGTTCCCACAAGCCTGCCAGTAGTGTCAGCGATGTCAGCACTGCAGGTTTGTACAGTTTTCTGAATTACCAGTGTGCAACCATAGCTTTGTTAGTCTTGTTTGTGATTCGTTGAAAATCTAGCAACTCTAGTCTAGACTAACATGACAATGTCTTCTGTAATAGTTGTTGTGTTGTATGACTTTTGGTGATGTAACAAAATGAATGCTCTAAGCAAAATGGATCATTTGATAAATGCTTTAGGCTGATTAAAAAATGTCCTGGAGTTTAAAGTCCTGTATGGGACCCCATGTAGGGTATATGTGGCTCCTTAAGTAATGGTCTAAAATCATTTAAATTCAAACTATAAAAGATTCTTGAGTTAACACCATTAGACAATTAATGGAGATTATTATACATGACTGAATCAAGTATTGGACAtgtgattttttctttttaatattaggAAAATATTCGGTGCTTAAAATTTTCACCATTAGAGGAAACTGATATGAGGAAGTAACATTATAAGGCAAAATATTGAGATATAGCAAGTCTTCTATTGGGTATCACTTGAACATTGAAACTCGTGAATATAAATCGTTGCAAAAATAAAGAGTAAGGACCGTTTCTgccatgtttaaaaaaaaatatattgataagTTCTTTAGAGTATGATATGAAAAACTTACACATAAGTAAGTGGGCTGCATGGCTCATGATAAAGTGTGTAGCTCATGTCTGTAAGGTCACAAGTGTGTCCCAGGTTCTTGTTTAGAGAGATAGCTGGTGTATTTTTGTTGGCTTAGCCAGATTACGTCATGGCTTTTTGTCTCTGTTTTGATATAGTTTGACCAGCCTTATAACTCTAATTGTTTATCTAAAGCAGCCAGTTCAAGGTCAAGGTATTCACATTAGAGAACAGTTAGAGAAATATTTTATCCATTTGGAAACTGCATAGACGGGAAATCTGAATTAAACATTTCATACCATAATGCCTCATAATCATATTTTATGATTTATCACCACAAAGTCAAATTCTTGATtatgacttttttttaatttcttcactAATGTTTTTATGTGAAATGGCATAAGCCCCCATTGGTTGATTGACTGATTCATGGAGATTTTTTCATTGTAAAACAAAGGTGTATCTTACTAACCACTAACAGAGTGTACCATTATTTTATTCAGATCTTTCcagttttcatcttttctttcttctgtcattTCATAAGCTAATAATCATTTTGCTAATTTTATTACTATATGTGACAGAATTAGATGTTGAATGTAGCTTTAATTCAGTTTCTGGTAACTGTTTACCCATTTAGTTTTATTGGTTCCTTTTAGTTTAGACGTGCTAATTTAGAACTTCTCTTTATTAACTTTAGGTTCAGAGAGGCTTTTGGCACATACACTGAATATTAGTGTTGCTTCTAGGTGTGGAGCATTTTTATTGTGCTGTGGAGCTGAGGGGTTAAGGCTGGTGCATTTGTCATCAAGCCATGAGTTCTTTAGGGCTTTTGTGTTGTGCTTGTGTTCCACCTAGGCTGCCCTGCTTGTAGGTGTATCTGTGGTAGGATGGAGTTCTGGTGAGAAGTGCTGACATGCGGCTACCTGGAGCCTCATTTTCCTACATCATTGCATTCACCTTCTTTGTGACCACTTTCAAGATAGGCGGGACTCACCCTTCTGTCACCACTGACTTTTTGTACACCTACAGCTTTTTTACCAATCTCTTAATGTAGTGGTTCCTAATTGTGTGTATCTGCATCAGTATTTTTAGGTAAATATGTTAGAATTAACCAGTCATCTTCAACTAACACCTAAATTAAATAGTTTTGCTTAAGGAGTTGTTTCCGAGTAATTTTAACTGATTGAACTGATTACTTTAGTGTGTTGCACTGTCAGCAGTCTTCTCCCTAGTGTGCTTATATTTATTTCCTGGTCTAAACACTCCTGGTACCATATAGCCATGCTTGTGTAGTGTAACCTGAGCCTTCAGGTGAGGGGAAGCTCCACTTTTATCATGTTTGGTGGTTGACTGAAAACAGGTCGGGACGGCAGAGGGACTGTTAGGAAGAGCTTCAACCGCTTCTCAAACTTAGCGAAGAGCGGTGTTGAAGACTTCCTTGTTGGTGAGTACGGAGAGGGCTGCTGGCCTCGGCTATACCTGGTGGGGCTCACCTGCTTCTGTGTGgcttgtttgtttggttgtttgctTTGTGTCAACAGTATAAAAAGTACTATACCAAGacatataaataaaatagagaTTAATTTATAAGTTAACTTGATTTGAATATAACTAGTGTACTTCATTTATTTGCTGTTGTTAATATAATTTCTTAATTATTTCTTTGACAAGAAACACTTGTgacttgctttcctcctctttgcatGTCTTAAATGCAGTATTCTTGAAATATTTTTCTACCATATTGCAGGAGCTGGAAAGTCTCAAgttgatgaaaaagagaaggtgtTTGTAGATGACTATGGCAATGGTCCAGTGTGGAGACCAAACCAGCATGAGTTCACCTGTGCCATTTCATCTCCAAAAAAGGAGTCCAAGTTCCATGGCATGAAGAGCTTTATTGCCTATACACTGATGCCATCTGTGAGTTATTGGCAGACCCTCActttattttacacacacacacacacacacacacacacacacacacacacactctcactcactcactcactcactccactgaAACAAAGTGGGGAGGCATAGTTGTAAGAAACAGCGGAGGTGGCTCTCTAGAAGCAGGGGTGTGCAAATTATATGGCATTGAAAGGCACCAGTGCTTTTGCCTAAATATTTCCATGTTTTGTTAAATTTAGAAGAATAAGAAAGGTTAGATGTTATATACTCATCCTTGTATAGTAATGTAATAGGTGAACTCTCATCCAGTCAACCAAAACAATATACAAAGGTCCCATTGTATCATCATGGTGGAGGAAATCATACTCAGTCACATATTGTATGTATCTGCTGTAAATGAGTCTCATTTGGGGTCAGTAGGTATTACAGTTTCATACCAGGCTACCATTATCATAAGCAGTATTATCTAGATTTCTTCTACTGCCCACAACTTGCAATAAATGGGAACCAAACTGAAAAACGTATGATTCAAACTGATTCAGGATGTCAGTGATGCCATGCTAATAAGCCTTTCTCCACAGTTCTCATCAACGGCTGTCTCCAGAAGATACAAGCACTTTGACTGGATCCAGGGCCGGCTGAGCGAGAAGTTCCCTCTCATACCCATACCACCGCTGCCAGAGAAGCAGATTTCAGGTTGGTAACACTGTCTGTTGTTCCTTCAGTGTGTTGGCATAACTCTAATAAAATGGTAACAGTGCCAGCGATGAATGATTAAGGAGTGACATATAGCGGAGAAACAAAGGGAACGATATGGATAGTAGACAGTATTTGCTGTCATCAAAGATCCTTTAGAATTTACTTATTGGACTTAAAACATCTCATTTTGTAGTCACCTAAGtgtgatgaataacaggaaattACTAACGATAATTTTAAGGGATATTTTCATTGTGTATACCGTAGCGTTTTGTATCATACTACCCAGGTCGATTTGAAGAAGACTTGATAGAGTACAGAATGACAATGCTCCAGTCATGGGTGGATCGCATATGTCGCCATCCTGTGCTGGCCCAGTGTGAGGTTTTCCACCACTTTGTGACTTGTCCAAACGATGAGAAACTCTGGAAGTCTGGGAAGCGCAAAGCTGAGAGTGACAAGCTGGTGGGGGCCAATTTCTACCAAGCCATTGAGAGGCCTGACACTGCACTGGAGCTCATTCAGacgtgagtttgtgtgtgtgcatgtgtatgggttgaggagggagggggggctgatggtgatgattacCTAAGAGTTACACAAGACTTGTTACTTTTTTACTAAAGGTTTCTACTTTTACTCTTCCATTATTCTTTGCCTTTAGACATGAGGTGATTGAGATAGAAGTAACTCCAAAGACTTGAGGCTGTGGCTTGGGGCTGGGCCTTGATTATTACTGCCTTCAACGCATGCCAAAAGGGTCTGATGGCTCTTTTTAACCCACCACCCCACTTGAAAAAAATTCCGTCACCAGTGATTAGCTAATTGTGTTTTTTTCTCAGCAAAACCCATGTGCAAGTGTCTCATAGTCAATTTTATTATCAGCTTATTTAATCTCTGCTTTTCCAAGCCCCTTTTTTATAGTTTATTATTTAAACTAAAAGGGTAAGTGGAAGGAGCACATTCAGGACATAAGAAAATACTCCTGTAATATAAAAAAGACATGCTCAAGTGAAGATTGTTATTGAAAGTACAAAAATGCAGCTGACCAGttggttatatttttccttcagGGAGGCAAAGCTGGATGGCTACAGTCGATTCTTCTCTAACCTTGATGAGGCCGTCAAGCTGCTCCAGAACACCTGCATCGACCAGACCAAGAAGCACCAGACTGCCTTCAAGCGTGAATACAACAAgatttctcactctttctctaaGCTGAGCAGAGCCTTTGACACTGACCCTTCCAactgtgagtgtctgtgtgtgcagTACTGTTTTAATCCATACCTTTTAGTAATTTATTAAATATATTATCTTAATACTATATCTACCCCATTGCACCACGAGGGCCCAAGCACTGACTAAGGTGTCTTAGTGTACTATTGTTATCGTACCATCTGTGTGACATTTTTTCCCTCAATAACTCACAGGTGCCCCGGGGCTGACTGAGGCTATTCATCACGTCAGTGAGGCATACTGTGACATTGGTACGGTGTTTGAAGAGGAGCCCAAGCATGACTGGGACCCATTGTGTCACCTCCTCTTTGAATACAAGGGCCTCATAGATGGCTTCCCCAGTGTCATTTCAGCTACTAAGGTATGTATGGAAGGGTTGTTTGATTCATGTAGGACTCCTCTTTTTATCCCAAATGATAAGAAAACGAATTTTAATACtaactttttgtttcttttatcctttccagatactttttcttctgttttcttttcctttgttttcatcatctatctttcctttcacATATGATTattttccccttatttttttttttttattacttcatgTCTCTTATTTTATTAAGTTTTCTCTGTGCAGtgccattataaaaaaaaacagttaggAATAAATACAGAAAGCATAGCTAGGGATTTTTTATTTTGCAGTATTGGGGAGGCTAGATTATCATCTAAGAGAGCCTTTGTGTTTATAGGGTGCCATAGCAAAAAGAAGGCAAGTGGAGAAGGAGGCAAGTGAAGGCCGGCTGGATGATGACCAGGTGCCCCCGATGGTGAGGAGGTCAGACACCATTGCCTATGCCCTCCATGCTGAAGTGGCCCACTTCCACAGTGAACGACAGAGAGACTTTAAGAAGGCCATGACATCCTTCCTTACTGAACaaataaatttttatcaaaaggtAAGATTTACATGTCTaccattaatttttttatttttttattgcaaaAGTCCACCAAAGATGAACATAAAGTGTGAAAAATCTATATCTGCTCACTGCTGCTTCataaaaagggaagtgaaaattTTAATTTTACTAGTATACTCAATCTATATTCCGACCTTGGAACTGCTCAGAATGAATTATGAGGAAAAGTCAGACAGATGTAGGAGATTTAGAGGACTGATTAGTTACTTCCTACACTTAACAGGTGTATGCATTACCTCTGAACACAGACTTATCGTTGAATACTAATGTAGTATTTACAAGCTTATGGAGTTGTCTCTGTCATAGGTCATATGTTTGATGCATCTTTTCTGGTGCAATACTGAATGAACACATAATTGGTAATTGGTTACAGTATCTTCTCAAATCAATATATAATTGAAGAGCTAGTTGCAAGAATTGCCTTCCATTTTTATTAGGACTGCACCCAAAAGTAAGCTTTTCAATGAATACACTTACATTTGGAGTCCCTGTGGCAGCTGTGTTGGTGACATGTAGTAGTCAATTGGTCTGTATGGCAGAATGACACAGCATTTATTGGAACAAGTTTTTTGTTGTTGGTCGGAGGCAGCAAGATGTTACACAAAATCAGAACAGTAATAATCATTGAAATTATTGAAGTTATGATAATAAAATTGACTGCTTTGTGAAATTGAGTGTGTTGTTACTGCACACATTATAAATAAGTCCTGAATATGGACAAAGAAGGTTGTTTgccattttgtacatatatgtgaaaataattaaaaatgaaTATGCCTTAACCCCTTAATGACGACGATGCCACTGGACTCGTATAATTTTTACTGACGTAAGCAACGAGCATGACGCCAGCGCCAGAGAGATAGAAGCTCTCTGGAAATTGAACGGCGCGTAACTATGTATCTATCAATACTAAGTGACTTTAATTGATGATTTtgtacaacttttattcaatgagattcattccagaatgaaaaaaactacaaaaatttaccaaaattatttttcgagtttcactgcaactttggctctctgtaggcagtaaatttctgggtcaaagattataaactatatttttcagactccatcatgataaaatgagcaacttttcttcaataaattttcctgtacgtcacaccagtaaaaagttgaaatttttgGGGAATcgtggaattccagccaaacggtcagtccaagtcataatctgatttcacagttgagttaaacggatgattttctacaacttttattcaatgagattcattccagaattataaaaaattacaaaaatttaccaaaataatttttcgagtttcaccacaactttggctctctgtaggcagtaaattttgttaatttttctcagtttcaaagtgtatttttcaaTGACTTTTGTGTTATGGGGGATCTCCCGAGAAAAACTTTTGCAGTTTATTGAGGTTAATAAGTAAATAATTTGGTAGATAAGTGCAAGCTTCACAGTTTGTGCCGAGTTCCAGTGAGTAAATTGAGTTGCAGGTTATGTGCATGGCAGGTTTTGAGGTGCTAAAGACAAGAATGCTTTTGTGCTCCAATCAACAGTAGTAGAGCATCAGAGTTTTGTGTTTGATATTATATACAATCTGTAAGAAAAAACtttaagtgattttaaagtaatTGAACATAAGGCAGAATATTATTGATTAAGCTCTTCCTAGGAAGTTAAAGCTCATGGAATTCCTTATTAGATAACTTTCTTTTATAATGTGTTTCTTCCCAGGTTACTGACCGACTACGAGAGAGTCTGGAAAAATTTAATGATGTATAGGTGAGTCCAATTCTAAGCTCTCTTCCTGTTTGTTCCTGTTGTTTGTTGAATGTTATGGAATGTGTGGAAGTACTCATAGTGATCTGTGAGGTGATTTCACTGAATGTATGTAATTTGCAAGGCCTTTCCATTACTATTGATATATGTTTCATTCATAAACATTGGGGAAACTTTTACCACTTTGCTGGAAGTCTTGTTGGAATGCTGGTCTTGCTCAGTATGGTGTAGCCAAGTGAAGGTTGAACATACAAAGGTGTATATAACATTTTTCAATGAGGCTTATGATGAGTAAAGGTGTTAGTTTGACATATTGAAATTTAACCATGGCAGACACTAAAAAGCTGCGTTGTGTTTAGATTTGTCTAAGTAGACAGCCTATTCTGAAGCAGCAGCTGTCTCCTGACCCTCTCATGCTGTACCTCAAATACTATGCAAGGAAATATTTCCCAACACATGCACTGTTTCAAGGGATTATGGCATGGGCATAATAATTGCCAATAGGTGTCACCATTTCTCTTTTTTAAATTTTGTTCTTATGCACTCATTTTTCTGATAAGGGGGTGTACATCTGCACACTTCCTGGGTGTTCAGCATTTTGAAAATTGTGTGAGGATAGTGTGTTTGGTGGACATGTACTCAGAATGAGAGAAGTTAAGAGTCAAGGCGAGTGAGATTTGTGTTCAGATTTGCATATGGTCAGGTAACCCTTGTCAATTGCCATCTTAAGCCTGGCCACCACTTTGATGTTCTCCTCGTGCTGGAAGAATATACACACCTTCCTACGCAGGTGGTTAAGGCAGCAGCGGGCAGAGTAGGAGCGTAAGGACAGGCCCCCCTTGGTGGGCGCTGAGGAGATGCCCTTTCTCTTGATGACCTCGGATCATAGTCTCCCAAAGTTGAATTCCTTGACCTTGGAAGCTACATCTTCATCCTCTGTCAGGGTCAGGATAAAGTTGAGTCACTTGGTGAAGCCAGTGATGTGCTTCTCCATCCATTGGTCATCATAGAGCATGTTCTTAGTAGCAAATGGATTCCGGTGATGGGCAATACTCATCTTGGTGGCCTTGATGAGGGTGAGGTGGGCAAGGGGATGAGTGGAGGAGGCTAACTGTGAGAGAGCTTGGGTGATGGTGCtcctatgcatatatatatatatatatatatatatatatatatatatatatatatatatatattacatatatatatatatatatatatatatatatgtaatatatatatatgtaatatatatatattatatatatatattatattttttcttacagtACCTAACTGTAAAAATACTGCTGCTTTCACCACCTGTGATTTGATCAAAGATTCTGGATACCTTtatcacaaccgagagagcccaggtttgattcccaggcggagtggaaaatttggggtggcttttctgataccctgcacccctgcccacccagcagtgaatgggtaccaggcattaatcgggggttgtgtcccgtctcctgggatctgttcccttctcctataattccttccccttccgtctctctccggcatatgaccacagatgttgcaccgactaaatgAAATTTTTCAAACTTTCTGGATACCTTTAGTCAAAACACCTTAATTAACAAGGACTCAAATCAATGCCTTACGTGCAGCTTATGATGTTTTACTGTTGTGAGATGCTCATTTCCTTAAATGTTTGAACTGTTGATGGGACACTGGGGAATAATCACTGCTGCCTACTTGCTGCACACCCTCATTACTGTGGCTCTGCCCTAGAAATAGGGATGGCTCACATGTCATGGATTCCCTCTGTTCTAGTCACCACTGTTGAGACAGTAGCCCTGTCTGAAGAGTCAATCAAGATTTTGAAGAAGGCAGAGTAATTGAGACTTGCTTGTGCAGATTGAAAGTGGAGGTTCTCACCCAAGCTTTGCTATACCCCAAGTTATTTAGTAACTGTTGTCTTTTGTTCAGCCTCTTAGCCTCTTATCCTGTTATCAAGTAGCTAGAACTGCAAATCTGGAGGGAGGGTGTGAACAAAATGTGTTGTTTATTAGTCAAGTTTTTTGCCATAACTACGACAAATGTCACTCATAACCTCTTCCAACTATGGTGGTTTATCACTCAGATGGCCTTGTATGATTATTACATGAGATATTTAGTATCTGCCACACTTATTGCTAACTGCTCTCAAAAAATTGGTAATTCATAGCAGTTGCTCCAACTGCATTCTGCTGCTACACCATGTTTTAATTTTGGCATCCTCATGCTGTCCTGCAGTCCCAGCCATGTCTCGTGCTCACTGTCACTTCACTCGTGatggttttcttccttcctccaaaaatttttgttttcatattctctttttgTTTGACGCTTTACTATAC
This window contains:
- the LOC126982581 gene encoding sorting nexin lst-4-like isoform X3, yielding MCLDLAARGRCWVVTHHPCPWVWAEGQVQVRALYDFDAQPGTGELSIKEGEILTVARQDVGEGWWEGTNSQGQAGLFPAAYVEVQESSAPPPSMPPPPLPSEYANFSNDNWAEQRTSVDWGNQNNTASNTETQKRPVSQQMSYDNDDWDDDWDDDDSEPGSSYPNGPGNFGFSAPNRSHKPASSVSDVSTAGRDGRGTVRKSFNRFSNLAKSGVEDFLVGAGKSQVDEKEKVFVDDYGNGPVWRPNQHEFTCAISSPKKESKFHGMKSFIAYTLMPSFSSTAVSRRYKHFDWIQGRLSEKFPLIPIPPLPEKQISGRFEEDLIEYRMTMLQSWVDRICRHPVLAQCEVFHHFVTCPNDEKLWKSGKRKAESDKLVGANFYQAIERPDTALELIQTEAKLDGYSRFFSNLDEAVKLLQNTCIDQTKKHQTAFKREYNKISHSFSKLSRAFDTDPSNCAPGLTEAIHHVSEAYCDIGTVFEEEPKHDWDPLCHLLFEYKGLIDGFPSVISATKGAIAKRRQVEKEASEGRLDDDQVPPMVRRSDTIAYALHAEVAHFHSERQRDFKKAMTSFLTEQINFYQKVTDRLRESLEKFNDV